The genomic region GGCGCCGCTCGAGACGTGCGGGATGATCGCGGACTTCAACCCGAACACCGGCCAGCTCGACATCTACAACGGCAACCAGGCGCCGCACGCGCACCGCACCGTGTACGCCCACGTGGCGGGGCTCGCCGAGCACATGATCCGGATCAAGACGGGCGACATCGGCGGCGGCTTCGGCAACAAGGTGCCGGTGTACCCCGGATACGTGTGCGCGATCGCCGGCTCGATCGTGGCGGGCGCGCCGGTGAAGTGGATCGAGAATCGCTCCGAGAACCTCATGTCCACCGGCTTCGCGCGCGACTACATCATGCGCGCGGAGATGTGCTCGAAGGACGGGAAGATCACCGGCCTTCGCGTGGACGTGACGGCGGACCACGGGGCGTTCGACTCCACGGCGCAGCCCACCAAGTTCCCGGCCGGCTTCTTCCACATCGTCTGCGGCTCGTACGACCTCGAGGCGTCGTACGTGAAGGTCAAGGCCGTGTACACGAACAAGGCGCCGGGCGGCGTTGCCTACCGCTGCTCGTTCCGGATCACCGAAGCCGTGTATCTCGTGGAGCGCATGGTGGACGCGCTCGCGCTCGAGATGAAGGTCGATCCGATCGAGCTGCGGATGAAGTCGTTCATCAAGCCGGAGCAGTTCCCGTACGAGACCACCACCGGCTGGACCTATGACTCCGGCAACTACGCCGAGACCATGAAGGTGGCGATGGACATCGCCGGCTACGACGACCTTCGTCGCGAGCAGGCCGAGAAGCGCGCGCGGGGCGAGCTGATGGGCATCGGCGTGGCGTTCTTCACCGAGGGCGTGGGCGCCGGGCCGCGCAAGCACATGGACATCCTCGGCCTGGCGATGAACGACGGCGCGGATCTCCGCGTGCACCCGTCGGGCAAGGCCGTGGTCTCCATCTCAGCACAGACGCAGGGTCAGGGGCACGAGACCACGTTCGCCCAGATCGTGGCCGAGGAGCTGGGCATCCCGCCGGAGGACGTGCAGGTGCGCCACGGCGATACGGACAGGTCGCCCTACGGCCTCGGCACGTACGGCTCGCGGTCCACCCCGGTGTCCGGGGCGGCGGTGGCGGTGGTGTCGCGCAAGGTGCGCGACAGGGCCCGCCAGATCGCGGGCACGATGCTCGAGACGAGCGCCGAGGACCTCGCGTGGGAGAAGGGCCGCTGGTACGTGAAGGGCGACCCGGAGAAGGGCGCGCTGATCGAGGAGATCGCGCAGTACGCCTACAGCGGCCACCCCATGCCGGAGGGAATGGAGGGC from Thermoleophilaceae bacterium harbors:
- a CDS encoding aerobic carbon-monoxide dehydrogenase large subunit, producing the protein MSIIENVPTPDTERPIGFGRLKRKEDARFIRGKGNYLDDVRLPGMLHGAILRSPYAHARIVSIDTSRALAHPGVAAVVTAKDLETLGLAWMPTISYDTQAVLAGDKVRFQGQEVAFVIATDEYTANVALSLIDVEYEPLPAVVNARKALDEDAPLIRDDKEGQRDNLASPTWEAGDEEATDRAFAEADTIVSRDIIYPRCHPAPLETCGMIADFNPNTGQLDIYNGNQAPHAHRTVYAHVAGLAEHMIRIKTGDIGGGFGNKVPVYPGYVCAIAGSIVAGAPVKWIENRSENLMSTGFARDYIMRAEMCSKDGKITGLRVDVTADHGAFDSTAQPTKFPAGFFHIVCGSYDLEASYVKVKAVYTNKAPGGVAYRCSFRITEAVYLVERMVDALALEMKVDPIELRMKSFIKPEQFPYETTTGWTYDSGNYAETMKVAMDIAGYDDLRREQAEKRARGELMGIGVAFFTEGVGAGPRKHMDILGLAMNDGADLRVHPSGKAVVSISAQTQGQGHETTFAQIVAEELGIPPEDVQVRHGDTDRSPYGLGTYGSRSTPVSGAAVAVVSRKVRDRARQIAGTMLETSAEDLAWEKGRWYVKGDPEKGALIEEIAQYAYSGHPMPEGMEGGLDAQVIYDPPNLTYPYGAYIAVVDIDPDTAAVKVRRFIAVDDCGVRINPMVVDGQIHGGLAEGIGIALMELISFDEEGNCLNSSFMDYLIPTALETPDFELGATVTPCPHHPLGAKGVGESPNVGSPPAVVNAVIDALYETHGVDHIDMPCTPARVWRAMQGRPEPPQ